The nucleotide window TGGGTCCCACCAAGCATAGAACATAACAAAACCCCAGCAACCCGAATCCTTGTTTCTATTGTAGGGGCGTCTGcaggcagagagagagagagagaaaagggaggggGGAGAGACTATATCTCACTTAAAtacataaataaaccaaataatctGTGTTTCTGtttgactttttttttattttatttattctttttttaGTTTTGGGATGCTGATGTCTACCAACAATGGTGGTAGCGAAGGTGGTGATGGTGATGTACCTGCTGCTGCCACTCATcagggtggtggtggtggtgatatgCATGCTAATATTCATCCTGGGGGAAGTGCTAAAGGAGGCGGTGGTGATGGCAATGGTGAGACCCATTTGAAGAAGGGACCGTGGACGGCGGAGGAGGACGCGATACTTGTGGAGTACGTGAGGAAACATGGCGAAGGAAATTGGAATGCAGTGCAGAGACATTCTGGATTGGCTCGCTGTGGCAAGAGTTGCAGGCTCCGTTGGGCCAACCACCTGCGGCCCAATCTCAAGAAAGGTGCCTTCTCGCCTGAAGAGGAGAGGCTCATCGTTGAGTTGCACGCTAAATTTGGCAACAAATGGGCTCGTATGGCTAGTCTGGTATATATTGATCGCTTCAAATTTACATTGTTTCTGCTTTGAAAACAATTTCTGAGCTTGTCCCTTGAATCTGTGTGTAATCTCTATCCTTTCATCAATTCTTTTTTGCTTTTGTTCCATGATTTTTAAACGTTTCTTCTGGTTTAGGAGCACAATTTCCAGGTTTTCTTGTTTGTTTTTTCTTTGTTTACAAAACTAGATTTTGGATTGTTCGCCTGTGTTTTTGCTTTGAAAACAACTTGCGTCCTGTTTGTTTTTCTCTGCTGTAAAGAAGAAATcagctttttcttttttattattctaCTGCAAACAAAGAACCATTTCCATTTCTCCAATTCTTTCTCCTGTTTCCGTATCTGCAGCTCCCTGGAAGAACAGACAACGAAATCAAGAACTACTGGAACACAAGAGTGAAGAGACACCAACGCCAAGGCCTTCCTCTTTATCCTCCTGATATTCAACCTCAACACCAGCCAAGCCCACACTTCCACCACCACAGATCCTCCTCTTTCACTTTCCCAACACCAAACACCGCCACTCACACGCTCACTCCAACTTCTGCTACCCCTCCCCCTCTCTCACCTTCCACCACTTCTACTAGTTTTCCTACTCTTCCACTTTTTGACTTCTCTCAaccccaccaccaccaccaccaccaccaccatagaTCCCACTCTACACCCACCACCCCAacctcttctttttctttccaaacCCAACTTCCCTCCCCAACCCATGCACACACACACAATTCTGCATCTACCCCACCCCCTGTATCTCCTCTGTCCTCTCCCTCCACTAATGTACCGACGAATTTTCCTACTCTGCCACTTTTTGACTTCTCTATACCCAGAACCCCTCCAATCCTTCAGACACCTATACGCTTCAAACGCTTATCCTCCTCCCCTAACATGGCCACCCTCACCACCACCAACAACCCTTCCTCTGCATCCAGTATTAGTCCTAATTCTCACTTCTCGCTGCCCTTGTCACCGTTGCCCCATGCTTCACCATCCAATACAGGTCCTCTGGGTCACCAGATACCTTCCTGCTTTACTAGCAGCGAGTTCCATGATGAACTGCAGAGAGAGAATCAGGAAATGTGTTCGCTTTTGGCTGCTGTGACACAGCCGGAGCTCCCTTCAAACCAATTTTTATCAGCAACAAACCAGAATAGGAATTTGGGGATTGGTATTGCTACCACTGTTGGTAAGTTTGGCAGAAGAGCGACTAAGAAGAAAATCGGTAATCTTATTAAAGACAAGGTTAATGGCAACCTGGGATTGGCGTTGGAGGATCTTTTGCAAGAGGCTAAGGCATTGGCAGAATTTGAACAGACTGCCACAGAGCATAGTAGTTTGGTTTTGCAGGAACAGAAGCCTAATCTGCTCGACTCTGATGGATTTGGCTTACATTGGGATCAATCCAGTTCTCATGCTTTGTCTTCAGGTCTGTTGTTTGCCATGCATGTGTATCTGTGTGTATTTTTGTTTTGtggtttaatatttttttttttttagtatataTTATTATTGCTACGAGTGATTGAAAGTTCCGCACTTGTTGCTTGCTGTTTCTTTGGTCTTAATGTTTCCTTCAGATTGTTATTAGTTCTCTTTCAATTTAATGCTCTGAGTTAAATGTTTgtgttgtgcacttgaaatgatgGCATAAACTACTGTGAATTCTGGCAAATGAATCAGATGCACAAAATTTGTTTTGATTTCTTGGGTTAGATATGAATGGTTTTTGTTCAATAATTGACTAAAGCATTGCTTCTGTGCGTGTCAAATACACCTGAAATGGAATGGAAAGGAAAGTATTGCCTTTCAGATATAGCTTCCTTTATCCCCAAATTTATCTGTCATTGCTGTATCCTACTCCAGCTTTTCTCATCTCCTTAATATTTCCAAATATTGGCCTAAACCAAAAGGATTGATGAACAAGCAAATGTTTGGATGGATGGATAGATATAAGGCTAGGAACAAAGTTCTATATTAGGTTCTTGTGCAATTGATGCCTTTTATTCTTTGGAATTGTTCTATTCTCATGCATAATCAACAATATTAATTTCACTATGCTGGTCATAAAAATTTCTATATCAACTGGAAGTTGTTTGTGACCAATTCTTTGATGAAAATACTTGGAGCGCCTAATCAAATTTTATACAAGCTTCATAGTCTTAGTCTATCCACGCATGAGTTCTGTAACCTGGTAAATGTTAGTGTTATTTGAGATTTATCCATAAGAATGCAGTTCTAGATGGACGAGATGGTCTCTAATCTGACATGGTCTTTTCTTTTCTGATCTATTAATGTATTACTTTTGAATGCAGACCAGGGCTTATTGCTCTCAGATTAAGTGTATGACAACACGAGACAGAAAGATGTCTTGAAGTTGAAACCAAGGCAATACCATGCAACTTTTAGTTGTTATACAAAGATCTCAATTTTCAATTGAAAGTTGAATCTTATTCTAAACAAAGATTATACAGTGGCATAATGTTTTTATTTTGTTTCTTGCCATTCTTGCCACTAATCCCTCCTGTAACTTACCTTTGAAGCTGATGATCATTTACCTTATTTGATTAGATAGGATAATTTACAGCAGTGCTTTTCTGACCCTTGATGCCTACAGGATTGGAGCCGAGGGTTGATGTTGCAGGCCAACTCAATGCCATACATGAAGACTTTTCCAAGGTTTTGAACGCCCTCCCTTCTCCAATGCAGCCTGAGTTGTATAGTGATAGTGCGGATATATCCAATGGGCCATCTTCAGTCATAACAGATGATAATATTGGGTTTGAGATGCAGCAGATTGCTTCACTGTTTCCCCTAGCAGACAACGGCAGGACTCTTGGCTCTTGCTCTTGGGATAACTTACCGGGGATTTGCTGAGAGTGAGTTCAGATGCATGCTACCTTGAGAGAGGAAAACACAAAAGGCTTTTGAGTTAATGGTGTATtttcatttgatttatttttataataattgttattattattattattatttgtatcAGAATTAAATGGGGTTTGCTCTAGCAATGATGCTTTCAAATATCTGCTATTTCTCTTTCTATTAAGTTTTCAAACTTGATACATCCAACTATAACGGTACATAACAATAGCTACACTTAAGTTGTTCGTTTATCTTTTATTGTTGAACCAAATCTTCTGTTTCGCTCGTGTTTATTGCTGGGAAACTTAGTATATTAGCAGCAATGTTGTGGTCAGTGTTGCTGCTGAATTTTCGCAGTGGATCTAATTGCATTTGCTAAATTGTGAGGCTATATAAAAGGTTAAAAATAGTATGTTCTGTGAAATCTACTCTAGCAAAGTGGAAGCAACCAAACTTTAAAATGGAGAAATCTGTAGAAGAGGTATTCAATTAGATTTATGAACCTTAGTTTGCTTTGGGATGTAATCGAGAGTTGAGCCAGTGCAATGTTAAGTTTGTGCTCGACTCAGATCAACCTTTTTGAGTCCCAAGCTTTAATTTTAATTCCAGGGCAAAATGTCCTTTTATAActcttaaattattataaaataattaaaaaaattacaaacaAAACCTGCAGTTAAATAAATACTTTACCTCTCaatttcaattattaaaaaaaaaattaaaatataaatttcatccgatccttataatttaaaaatcacaACTTATATAATCACTCTAATTTCTAAGCCTAAAGCCGTTtacttttataataataatttttctccTTTGAATATATTAACTACCCAAAAACATGATTTAATCTATACGAAGAAACTAAATagtacatgaaaaaaaaaaaaaaaaactaatgtctttttcaaattaaaagataaaataactgattttattaaaatacactaaataataattttcttaattttttattaattttcattattttcattttttaataaataaaaaattttaaataatattatcagAAAAAGCCCCATTATACTTTTATCTGCGAAGAAGGTGCCATAGTGAAACCTAACATCGGACTAGCAAGATCCAACATAATTTAATTTGCTCGTCTAGATTCACAGAAATCACACGTAATTAAGTTAAATAGCAGTCATTCATCCACACATCAAGGACCAATATCCTAGAGTTTAAACATGGTTTGTCCATGATAAGTATTAAAGGCCAAAGAATTTACATATATCTGTTCATTGTCATCTCAAACTTTTGGCTGCATGATTTCAGCTCGAGTGCCCCTTCACTGATCCCCCAAATGTGTTCTCACCGCTATAGGTCATGTACAAGAATCCGTCCTCATCTTTGTTTTCCTCGTAAATTGCTGACATCATGGCAGCTGTGGTAACAAAAAGCATATATAATATCAGTCAActgaatgataataataataataacaactaaataggataaaaattattaataaatttagatTCTCCTCACCCGTGGGTGGCAAAACATTCTTGACAAAGATGAATATAGCCTTCTCAGCACTGAGCTTTATTCTCTTCCGAACCACATAGACAAACTGGCCAACAGTCAGATCAGCTGGAACCAGGTATCTGCATCCAAAATGATGCGTGAACCAGAATTGGCCAAAAGAAATCAGCTAGACACCACAAATATAATGAAGACTGAAGAAGAAAGCAAGCAGTAACTATCATAATTACATTCATCTTTCTTGACAGCTTTCCTTAAAGTATAACACACTTCCAAAATTTGTGCCCGTGCATAATGCATCATCAAAAACTAAGGCTATTTCAAGAAGCAAACCATAATTCATAAGAAGACACCTAATTCACTAAAGTGGAAAACCATGTAATGATTAAACAATGTTCCAACTAAAATACAATAGATATATAAGAAGCAAAAGATTTAGATATTACTAACTTCTTTTTGTCAATATCAGGTATGTCGCTTCTTTCAGCCCTCTCCACAATAACCTGTGTAACATTAAAAATAAtggcaaaataaaaattaaaaaacaaaaaatttcaaGTGACGTGTCCAAAAAATAGACTACATTATTGATGAACAAAAGATGACTTTCATACTGGTATTCTATCAGGATACTTCTCCCTAATACGGGCTGATTCTGCCTGCCTCCTTTCTGCAATGTAATTAAGAGGAAACAAAAACATATAGCCATTAATTGAAAATATAAGGAAATGGTAAACTGGTATTTATAGATAAAGCAATACGGTGGAAGATATTAGATTGCTTCTCATAATTACAGAAAAGTTCTGCAGTATGCTAGATAACATGTATGAGTGGGTAAAAGGCTTTTGCTTTAGTGATGGAATGATTCCATAGATTTTTTAATTGAAACAGATATTGTTGTCCACATAAACAAACAAATAAACAAGTGAggcaacaaaattagttaaaactcATTGTTCTAACTCTTTCAGAGTTATGGTAGTTATGGTTGTTAAATCTTAATCAAAGTTACTTGAGACAAGAATTGCTATGCCACGTGGAATGGCAAGATAACTAGAAAATATAAAGAAATCTAGCATGGAGCACACTGCTGAGGAAAGGCTTCTTTTAGTATCGAAATTTACGAGATTATATCCATTATGAAATGCAATAAAAAGGCACCTATAATACCATGTTGTCCTAGAGAAACCCAAAAAATCCAAGAAATGAAGAAGTTTAATACTTCCAATTCTATATCCTACTTGATTGGCTCATTAGTCCACAATTCAAATATTCAATGTTATACTttagacacttgaataaatggaAATGATATATCACTATCCCACATGTTTGATCAGATTAAATTCTGCGTTCCAAATTGCTACCAATACACATTGAAATCTCACAAATCAGAATACAAAAGTGCAGACATACCCTAATTTAGGGATGATTTAAAGGTTCGTAGCCAGATTCTAAGATGTTAATGcaactaaaaataaatattaactcATAATTCATAACAGTCCCTCTCTCTGACTGACAAGTTTTTCTATCTATTTCTCAATACCCCACTTATCTCTTGGCCAATATATAAGATGTCACCATTACAAAACATCCAAAATTCCAGTGAATCCAGTCCACTCAGCAGATTGAACACCAATCCTCAGAACTAATGCACAATGTATTTTCCCTTTCATCAAGCCTATCACACCGGAAATTTCACAGTAAAACTGAAATTCACTAAGGCTTCATTTGGATAGGTGTGAATTTCAAATGATGAGGCATTGAACTTGACATTatgttgaaattttataatttttcacttgagacacaaatccaaattttcattcatttcaaATGCACCCCAACCCAAATGGAGCACAGGAATTAGtgagaagaaaaaaataatgCATTTCAAAACCTCAGTAAAACCTATTCGATCAAATTGAACATAACATTCAACTCTTATCCTAGAGATTAAGCATATAATTTGATCAATTCCTCTCTGCTTTTAATGTTACATATATAATTAAACACGAAATTACATCGATCTCGAGATCAAAACACAGTCGAGAGATGAATCTGAAATAAGCTTCGAAAACCCTTATTTCATGATGTAAGAGGGCCCGAACTAAAAGGTCAACTATGGTATTCAGCAGATCAATATATGATCGATATTGAAAGTTGAAACCGCAAGTAAATCCAAAATCCATGAACAACCATGACATGTTATTAACCTCAAAAGAAAATTTTAGTCAAAACCAACATAAACCCAGATCAAAAAATCCAAAATTACATATAAAAGACCCGCAAATCAAATCAAAAGAAAGAAATCGATAAATACAAAGATGGGTAAAGATAGAGAGACAACCCAAGGGGTGTTCCAACTTGAAGGAGCTCCTGGCCATCGCTTCGAATTCTGTCGTGCTATCAAATATATGCGTCGGTTAACAAGGCTTTGGATCGCTTGTTCcaaagatttttttttccttcccttttcttaaaTAAGGTTTTGGATCGCTTGTTCAAGAATTCGATGAGTGTAacaagggattttttttttttcttttacttttattttgGATGATTCTTTCTCTAAAACGGCAGcgttttcatttatttattgtgCACCTTTAAATGTAAACTAAGCATTTTTTTGCTcttacaatttaatttattttaatgttatatatatatatattaagagtACTTATCATTTTTATACAATATTTGTCAAaatattcataaaaaataaattcaaattattGCTATAAAAAAGATTGCATGTcatgtaatttaattatttattgaattaatgaattataaaaaaataaaataaaatttttatttacttaattatggtaaacaagaaattttgaattaatattcaatttttcttattattttttttcttgatagtttttattatataattagtaTTAATATTACTTTGATTAATATTAAACATATTAGACTACTTTTATATTGTTTGAAAAGCAACCTATGCATTATTATCGAATATTGTTAGTTTTATACTTCTTTATTATATGTTTGAAATTTGATACATTTATTGTTGactttagttattattattattaatttcaataatttaatattatataaattatttttttattagtatttaaaaattaaaaataaaataatattaaataaaaattaattatagctACATGCAAACCGGGGACACTTGACTAGCATATGTAAAAGCTAaggatttaatattaatttacatatacatgtaTGTCATgagtataaaaattaatattaatgtaCATATACATGTATGTCATGAGTATATTATAATTAGTATTAATTATTGAGCACACAATAATTTATTCAATATAAAAGAGTGAATTGATTTTCTATTAGtaaaaaattcatttttattaaaaaaaatttaagatttaaatttataatgaatcaatttaaataaatatataaata belongs to Hevea brasiliensis isolate MT/VB/25A 57/8 chromosome 4, ASM3005281v1, whole genome shotgun sequence and includes:
- the LOC110640725 gene encoding transcription factor MYB120-like, which encodes MLMSTNNGGSEGGDGDVPAAATHQGGGGGDMHANIHPGGSAKGGGGDGNGETHLKKGPWTAEEDAILVEYVRKHGEGNWNAVQRHSGLARCGKSCRLRWANHLRPNLKKGAFSPEEERLIVELHAKFGNKWARMASLLPGRTDNEIKNYWNTRVKRHQRQGLPLYPPDIQPQHQPSPHFHHHRSSSFTFPTPNTATHTLTPTSATPPPLSPSTTSTSFPTLPLFDFSQPHHHHHHHHHRSHSTPTTPTSSFSFQTQLPSPTHAHTHNSASTPPPVSPLSSPSTNVPTNFPTLPLFDFSIPRTPPILQTPIRFKRLSSSPNMATLTTTNNPSSASSISPNSHFSLPLSPLPHASPSNTGPLGHQIPSCFTSSEFHDELQRENQEMCSLLAAVTQPELPSNQFLSATNQNRNLGIGIATTVGKFGRRATKKKIGNLIKDKVNGNLGLALEDLLQEAKALAEFEQTATEHSSLVLQEQKPNLLDSDGFGLHWDQSSSHALSSGLEPRVDVAGQLNAIHEDFSKVLNALPSPMQPELYSDSADISNGPSSVITDDNIGFEMQQIASLFPLADNGRTLGSCSWDNLPGIC
- the LOC110640739 gene encoding autophagy-related protein 8C-like, which codes for MARSSFKLEHPLERRQAESARIREKYPDRIPVIVERAERSDIPDIDKKKYLVPADLTVGQFVYVVRKRIKLSAEKAIFIFVKNVLPPTAAMMSAIYEENKDEDGFLYMTYSGENTFGGSVKGHSS